CAAGATCGATTTCAGGATTCGGAGTCATTTGCGGTGGATTTTGATATTCGGATATTGAAGTTACAAAAAAATGTCGAGGATACCGGTGAATACCGGCAGTTGAAAAGCAGGTTTTTGTGTTATGAAAATTGGTTGTCTTTCGCGTTGAATATTTGTAACTTAAACAGATTCGAATACTAAATTTAGGAGGGCTTACTATGTCAGAAAGCGTTTATAAAATTATTGAACTGGTCGGTACCAGTACTGAATCATGGGAAAAAGCAGCGATGAATGCTATTGATCGGGCTTCGAAATCTTTACGGGACCTACGTATTGCTGAAGTTTCGCAACTGGATATGCAGATAAAGGATGGTAAAGTAGAAGCTTATCGGGCCAAGGTCAAAGTGTCGTTTAAATTCGAAAGTTGATAACGGTTTTCTATGATTCTTCTTCTGGTAGTCAGACTGGAGAAATAAAAGCCGCATTCCTGAGTTCAGAAATGCGGCTTTTGGGTGGAGGTCGGTGGCGGATTCGAACCGCCGTACGCGGTTTTGCAGACCGCTGCCTAGCCACTCGGCCAACCGACCATTATAACTTCGAAAATTAGCTGGGATCTCACTTTTTAGTGACGAATAGCCTGTATTTTTTCGATGCGGATGCAAATATAGGGAAATTTCTTCATCCCTTGCAACTCTCTTTTCAAAAATCCCCGGGCTAGCGCTCGAGGGTAACACTTACCCGCTCGATTTGTCCTCCCATCGGAGGATTCATTTTCGAAATCTTCACTTTGGCCCAGTGTATTTCCGGAAAGGTTGCATACAGACTATCCAGAATTCGTCCGCCAATATGCTCTAAAAGATGTGACTTCTCTTCCATCTCATCCTTAATCAACTGGTAGACCAACTGGTAATTCAGCGCATCTTCCAGCTTGTCACTTTTCGAAGCAGCCTGGCAGTTTGTCCGTATCGCTACATTGACCAAAAAACGGTTCCCGACTACCTGTTCCTCTTTGAAATGCCCGTGATAGGCATAAAATTCCATGTCCTCAATTTCAATCAGTCCCATGTTGTTTCGGTGTTAAAACACTTGCCTTTTGGTCGGAAATTGTATTTCCTTCCGGCGTTTATTTCCCCAAAATTACGAGTATTTTATGAAAACCTATTTTTATGATTGATTATTACCACGAATGGGGAAACTCTTCTTACTTTTGTGAGAACATTTTGACAACAATTCCGCGAAGTAACGCATTGCATATGACGGAGAAGAAAACCACAGCAGAAGGAGCTGAAAAAAAGGCTCCTAAGAATTTTATACATCAGCAGATTGACGCTGATTTGGCCGAAGGTAAGAATGGTGGACGTGTTCATACCCGTTTTCCCCCGGAGCCTAATGGCTATTTGCATATCGGTCACGCCAAATCGATTTGCCTGAATTTTGGTATTGCAGAAAAATATGGCGGCCTGACGAACCTGCGTTTCGACGATACTAACCCGACGAAAGAGGAAACCGAATACGTCGATTCCATTAAGGAAGACGTACATTGGCTTGGTTTTGACTGGGGCGATCGGGAATATTATGCCTCTGATTATTTTGACAAGCTGTATGAGTTCGCCGTAACATTAATCAAGCGCGGGCTCGCTTATGTCGATTTCCAGGGACAGGAAATCATAAGCCAGCAACGTGGTACGCCGCAACGTCCGGGAATTGAAAGTCCATATCGAAATACTTCGCCGGAAGAAAACCTGATGCATTTCGAAAAAATGCGGAACGGAGAATACGAGGAAGGTCATTGCGTGCTGCGGGCCAAAGTTGATATGGCATCGCCGAACATGCACATGCGCGATCCGTTGATGTACCGTGTCCTGAAAAAGACGCATCACCGTACAGGTGACAAGTGGTGCATCTACCCGATGTATGATTTCGCGCACGGACAGAGCGACTATTGGGAAGGAATTACCCATTCGATTTGTACGCTGGAATTTGAAATTCACCGCCCGTTATATGACTGGTTCGTCGATCAATTGAAAACAAATGAGTATCGTCCGCGACAGATTGAGTTCTCGCGGTTGAACCTGAGTTATACCGTCATGAGTAAGCGTCGTTTGCTCGAGCTTGTTCAGAAAGGATACGTTAGTGGCTGGGACGATCCGCGCATGCCCACTATTTCAGGCCTTCGCCGAAGAGGATACACGCCAGAATCGGTTCGGAATTTCTCCGAGCGCGTTGGTATTACCAAGGTAGACGGGGTGACCGATGTAGCGCTTCTGGAACATGCTGTCCGTGAAGATTTGAACAAACGCGCACAGCGGGTAATGGGTGTTTTGAACCCCCTGAAAGTGGTGATCACGAACTATCCGGAAGGAGAAGAGGAAAACACTGAGGCAGTTAATAATCCGGAAGATGAAAGCATGGGCAAACGCAGTGTGCCGTTTTTCCGGGAACTTTATATCGAACGTGACGACTTTATGGAAGACCCGCCACGGAAGTTTTTCCGTCTGGCACCGGGCCGTGAAGTCCGTTTGCGTTATGCATACTTCATTACTTGTAACGAAGTAATTAAAGACGAAAACGGAGAGGTTGTTGAATTGCGATGCACTTACGATCCGGAAACCAAGGGTGGAAATGCTCCCGACGGGCGGAAAGTGAAAGCGACGCTTCACTGGGTTTCAGCCAAGCATGCGGTAAAAGCAGAAGTACGGCTTTACGATCGCTTGTTTAATGATCCGGATCCGGCCGGTCACAAGGATGTTGACTTCACGGAATTCCTGAATCCTGATTCGCTGGAGATTCGTTCGGAGTGTTATGTCGAACCTTTCGTGAAGGATGCGAAACCACTGGATCATTTCCAGTTTGAGCGCGTCGGTTATTTCAACCTCGATCCGGAGTCAACTCTAGAGCATATGCGTTTTAACCGCACGGTTCCGCTCAGGGAAACCTGGAAGAAGATGCAATAAGTTTAGATACGCGATATATTGAAAAGAGCTGTGTCCGGCATGTGCCGGACACAGCTCTTTTTTGTCATATCTTTTTTCTGTTTTTGTTGTAGAAGGGAAGCACAGCATAGGTGTAAACGTAACATCCCATGCAGAAACCCACGCTCCACTCCAAAAACGCAAACACGGTAAGGATTCCCATAACAATTTGTGAGGCTAAAACATAGTGGACGAGCAGAAGAATGAAGGATACAACGGAAAACAGAAAGCCAACCCGGGCAGCGAAAATTTTCGGTCCTTTATTTATCTGTTTCGATTGAAATGGCACAAATTGGGTGAGTCCGGCGCCGGAACACGCCAGTATGCTGGTGTTTTTCATTCCAAAACCACGTGAATAGAAATCAATGGACAGAAAGGCCGCGGCAAACAGGTTCGGTTTTACGGTAAACAAAACAGCAATAATGAAACTGAGCAAAGCGGTACCTCGTACGGCTTTCTCGTCGACTTTTTCAGTCGATACGGGGCAAATAAGTGAGCTCATCGGTATTAAATTATTAGGGTTAAACTATGTTTTAGACGTATGAATGTGGGCAACCTTACGAATTTTTTTCCGGGTATAAAAAAAAGTATAAATGGCTGCTGTCCAGTTTACGATAAAAAGGCTCCACCAGATTCCTTTTGTGCCCCAATTTAACATGACGGCTAGAAAATAGAACAGGGGCAGCGGCACTAACAATCTTCTGTATAGTCCAATCCATATGGCATACATAGGTTTTTTCATGCCTTGCAAAGTCGAGACAGAAATATTCAAAATAATGTAGGATAGGAAATAGAAAACACCTACGTGGAGGTATTCAACACCTATTCCAACGACATCAGGATCATCGGTGAAAAATCCGACCAATTGCCGGGCAAAGAAGAAAACCAGCGTGGAGCCAATCAGAATGATGATAATCCCGTAGGTCTGGCTCAATTTCCAGGTTTCATAAACGCGGTGCAACAAAAGTGCGCCCATGTTTTGCCCTGTAAGTGTCAGGGTGGCAATATTCAGTCCGATAGTTGGAAGTAAAGCCATTTGTTCTATCCGGATAGCAATTCCGAATGCAGCAACCGTGTTGGCTCCAAATCTTCCGGCGAAAGCCGTGATGATAAAAATTCCCAGCGCGATTGTCATCATATTTAAACTGGCCGGAAATCCCTGCTTGAAGAGGTTGGTGAAAAACAGCTTTCGCGGAAAAAGTTCACGGTAGTTCAAGTGAAGCAGGATGCCGCGGCGCCGAACCACAAATAGCAGGTAAAACATGCCGATGAATTGAATCATAACGGTTGAAAGCGCAATGCCTTTTATGCCCATAGCGGGAATTCCCAGGCCTCCGAACATGAACCAGGGGTCGAATCCGAGGTTCAAAAAGAATCCGGCTATCAGGAAATTCCGGTAGGTGCGGGTGTCTCCCCGCGAGGTTAGGAAGGCGTTGAAGATATTATTCATCAAGAAAAATACGGTGCCGAAAAGTATCAGGTACATATATTGCAGTGCCGTGTCGAGGTATTCGCCTTCGGCACCCATGATGCGGAAAAGTATCGGGGCAAGGAAGAAACCGATTATTGTGAGTAGTACTGAGTTGGCAATAGCAAATGAGATAGCCTGAATGCCGTACAACCGGGCTTCCTTAAATTTTCCCGCGCCCAGCGCATGAGATATGAGAGCAGTTGTTCCCGTTCCCAAACCGGTTCCCAGTGCCAGGATGATAAAGAAAACAGGGAAAGACAGTGACAGGGATGCCAGTACTTTCGTTGATAGAAGTCCGCCATACCACGTGTCGGCCACATTGAACAGCGTGTTGAAAATAAAGCCAACACTGGCCGGAACCGCCAATTGCTTGATAAGTCCGGGTAGCGGCGCAGTCGTAAAATTAGATCGGCTGTTCATAGTTAAGTTATCCTCGTTTTTAACAAATTACTGGCAAAATGCAGGTAAAGTACTTGCATATACAGACTCTCCAACAATTTATTTTTTGTAGTGTTTCATTTTATGACAAATTTATAAGTTGTAAATTGTAGGTAATGACCCCCAAAGCTTTTGTTCACCTACATTTTAGGAGGATAACTTATGAGAGTTTCTTTTAAGATAGATTATCAGACTGTTTGGGGACAACGACTTTATGTTTTGGGCTCCCGGCCTGAATTTGGCGAATGGAACCCCGATCGGGCCCTTGAGATGAAGAATATCTATCCGGGCGAATGGGAATTGATTATCAAAGTAGAAGGCCTTGATTCGTGGGACTATAAATACCTCGTGAAAGACGATGACGGAGGCGTTTTGTGGGAGTGGGGAGGTAACCGGCATGTTGATCTTTCCAAAGGGAAGTTTGATGAAGTTCGTATCCGGGATTTCTGGAGAACCTCGCAGGATGTAGAGAATACGCTTTTCCATTCAGCTTTTACCCGAGTGCTGATGCAGCGAAAACCATCAGGTAAGAGCCAGAAGCAATTACATACAGGTCGAGTGTTGCGGGTACAGGTGCATGTTCCGAGGGTGAATCATCGGTACAACATTGCTTTATTGGGAAATCGTCCTGAACTGGGAGCCTGGAAAGAGCGGGATGCCCTCGTGATGGATGATTCGCGTTTCCCGCTTTGGTCGGTGGATATTGATGCCTCGGAATTAGTGTTTCCACTGGAATTCAAAT
This Prolixibacter sp. NT017 DNA region includes the following protein-coding sequences:
- a CDS encoding DUF4395 domain-containing protein, whose product is MSSLICPVSTEKVDEKAVRGTALLSFIIAVLFTVKPNLFAAAFLSIDFYSRGFGMKNTSILACSGAGLTQFVPFQSKQINKGPKIFAARVGFLFSVVSFILLLVHYVLASQIVMGILTVFAFLEWSVGFCMGCYVYTYAVLPFYNKNRKKI
- a CDS encoding glutamine--tRNA ligase/YqeY domain fusion protein: MTEKKTTAEGAEKKAPKNFIHQQIDADLAEGKNGGRVHTRFPPEPNGYLHIGHAKSICLNFGIAEKYGGLTNLRFDDTNPTKEETEYVDSIKEDVHWLGFDWGDREYYASDYFDKLYEFAVTLIKRGLAYVDFQGQEIISQQRGTPQRPGIESPYRNTSPEENLMHFEKMRNGEYEEGHCVLRAKVDMASPNMHMRDPLMYRVLKKTHHRTGDKWCIYPMYDFAHGQSDYWEGITHSICTLEFEIHRPLYDWFVDQLKTNEYRPRQIEFSRLNLSYTVMSKRRLLELVQKGYVSGWDDPRMPTISGLRRRGYTPESVRNFSERVGITKVDGVTDVALLEHAVREDLNKRAQRVMGVLNPLKVVITNYPEGEEENTEAVNNPEDESMGKRSVPFFRELYIERDDFMEDPPRKFFRLAPGREVRLRYAYFITCNEVIKDENGEVVELRCTYDPETKGGNAPDGRKVKATLHWVSAKHAVKAEVRLYDRLFNDPDPAGHKDVDFTEFLNPDSLEIRSECYVEPFVKDAKPLDHFQFERVGYFNLDPESTLEHMRFNRTVPLRETWKKMQ
- a CDS encoding MATE family efflux transporter, whose protein sequence is MNSRSNFTTAPLPGLIKQLAVPASVGFIFNTLFNVADTWYGGLLSTKVLASLSLSFPVFFIILALGTGLGTGTTALISHALGAGKFKEARLYGIQAISFAIANSVLLTIIGFFLAPILFRIMGAEGEYLDTALQYMYLILFGTVFFLMNNIFNAFLTSRGDTRTYRNFLIAGFFLNLGFDPWFMFGGLGIPAMGIKGIALSTVMIQFIGMFYLLFVVRRRGILLHLNYRELFPRKLFFTNLFKQGFPASLNMMTIALGIFIITAFAGRFGANTVAAFGIAIRIEQMALLPTIGLNIATLTLTGQNMGALLLHRVYETWKLSQTYGIIIILIGSTLVFFFARQLVGFFTDDPDVVGIGVEYLHVGVFYFLSYIILNISVSTLQGMKKPMYAIWIGLYRRLLVPLPLFYFLAVMLNWGTKGIWWSLFIVNWTAAIYTFFYTRKKIRKVAHIHTSKT
- a CDS encoding dodecin family protein, whose product is MSESVYKIIELVGTSTESWEKAAMNAIDRASKSLRDLRIAEVSQLDMQIKDGKVEAYRAKVKVSFKFES
- the folB gene encoding dihydroneopterin aldolase, which translates into the protein MGLIEIEDMEFYAYHGHFKEEQVVGNRFLVNVAIRTNCQAASKSDKLEDALNYQLVYQLIKDEMEEKSHLLEHIGGRILDSLYATFPEIHWAKVKISKMNPPMGGQIERVSVTLER